GTGCGCGTTCCGTAGGCGAGGTTCACCGGGTCGGCGGAGACGACCTTGCGCAGGACCGCTTCGGCGAGGACGCGGCAGACGGTCTCCACGTACGTGAAGTCCCGGCTCTGGAGACCGTCCCCGTGGACGAGGACCTGCTGACCGGTCGTCACGGCGTTGATCCAGGCGGGCACGACCGCCGCGTAGTCGTGGCCCGCGGGTTGCCGGGGGCCGTAGACGTTGAAGAAGCGGAACGGCAGGACCGGCAGCTCGTAACAGTGGTGGTAGGCCGCCAGGTACGATTCGGCGGCCAGTTTGCCCACGGCGTAGGGGCTGAGGGGGGCTGGGCGCAGTTCCTCGTGCTTGGGGAGGTGGGTGTTGGCGCCGTACACGGAGGACGAGGAGGCGGCGATCACGTGCACGTCCCCCGCGCGTCGAGCGGCCTCCAGGACCATGAGCGTTCCGGTCGCGTTGGCATGGTGGCTCGTGAGCGGGTCGGCAACCGAGCGGGAGACCGAGGGCACGGCGGCGAGGTGGACGATGACGTCCGCGCCCCGGAACGCCCGGTCCAGGAGCGGGCCGTCCAGGACGCTGCCCTCGACGAGGTGTACGCCGGCTCCCACGAGATTGTCCTTGGAGCCCGTGGAGAGGTCGTCGACGACCCGGATGTCGGATACCTCGGCGCGCTGGGCAAGGGCGTGTGCAAGGTTGCTGCCGATGAAGCCGGCGCCTCCGGTGATCACGATCTTCACGCTCGTCACTCCTGGTCTCGCTAGGTCTCGCTTGGTCTCGCTCGCGGTCAGCGGGCTGTTCTAGCGGCGCGAGCGTGCTGCCCGGGTCTTCGCGCGCGCGGTCGCCGCGCGGGCGCT
Above is a window of Streptomyces subrutilus DNA encoding:
- a CDS encoding NAD-dependent epimerase/dehydratase family protein; this encodes MKIVITGGAGFIGSNLAHALAQRAEVSDIRVVDDLSTGSKDNLVGAGVHLVEGSVLDGPLLDRAFRGADVIVHLAAVPSVSRSVADPLTSHHANATGTLMVLEAARRAGDVHVIAASSSSVYGANTHLPKHEELRPAPLSPYAVGKLAAESYLAAYHHCYELPVLPFRFFNVYGPRQPAGHDYAAVVPAWINAVTTGQQVLVHGDGLQSRDFTYVETVCRVLAEAVLRKVVSADPVNLAYGTRTSLGELITELEAVLGTPIEPRHLPPRPGDVRHSHAENSRLRSLFPAVEPVPLREGLERTVEWFRAQAR